A DNA window from Eretmochelys imbricata isolate rEreImb1 chromosome 3, rEreImb1.hap1, whole genome shotgun sequence contains the following coding sequences:
- the RWDD2A gene encoding RWD domain-containing protein 2A yields MAITVKECLELQLLEMEMLFSMFPNKGEISLQDKNALTYVQMYLKNIKEGLPPRIEYSISVDIDEPKVKVDLHVSLPHSYPHSAPQLFARSEALNRQNQLQLNKHLTSHISSLDSGELCVCAAVQWVRDNSASYFQNSDVSSETSPKEKAVKIIFHRMWIYSHHIYRQELKKKIFDCAKQLNLTGFCLTGKPGIICVEGLKENAEEFWHVIRYPNWKHISCKHVESMETEGNGEKLHLFHTFEDLQFQAHGDYGLRNDYHMDLGQFLEFLKQHQSEHIFQLLFGVEGKQSDN; encoded by the exons ATGGCTATCACGGTGAAAGAATGTCTTGAACTTCAGCTGTTGGAAATGGAAATGCTCTTTTCAATGTTTCCTAATAAAGGAGAAATAAGCCTTCAGGACAAAAATGCTCTTACTTATGTGCAGatgtatttgaaaaatataaaagaagGACTGCCACCGCGGATTGAATATTCAATTTCTGTTGATATTGATGAACCAAAG GTAAAAGTAGACTTGCATGTATCCTTGCCTCACAGCTACCCTCATTCAGCACCGCAACTATTTGCAAGATCAGAGGCACTAAACAGACAGAATCAACTGCAGCTCAATAAACATCTCACTTCTCACATCAGTTCTTTGGATTCAGGTGAACTGTGTGTATGTGCGGCTGTGCAGTGGGTACGAGACAACAGTGCATCTTATTTCCAAAACAGCGATGTCTCTTCTGAAACTTCTCCAAAAGAAAAGGcagtaaaaataatttttcatcgAATGTGGATCTATAGCCATCATATATATAGACaggaactgaaaaagaaaatctttgaTTGCGCGAAGCAATTAAATTTGACTGGTTTCTGCCTAACAGGGAAACCTGGTATCATCTGTGTGGAGGGGCTCAAAGAAAACGCTGAGGAGTTCTGGCATGTTATTAGATATCCTAACTGGAAACACATTTCCTGCAAACATGTTGAGAGTATGGAAACGGAAGGAAATGGGGAGAAGCTTCATCTCTTTCATACTTTTGAAGATTTACAGTTCCAGGCACATGGTGATTATGGACTGAGGAATGACTATCACATGGATCTTGGCCAATTCTTAGAATTCCTTAAACAGCATCAAAGTGAACATATTTTTCAATTATTATTTGGTGTTGAAGGTAAACAGTCAGACAATTAA